DNA sequence from the Streptomyces tsukubensis genome:
GTCGAGGTTTCCGGCGAGCAGCGGGGACTGCTCCTCCGGTGCCGGATCGCCGTCCGGTCCGCCGGGCAGCGGTTCCCGGGCCGCGTCGCTCAGTCTGATCAGCAGCGCCACGATGATCCAGTTGGCGACCGTCGACGAACCGCCCTGGGCGAGGAACGGCATCGCCATACCGGTCAGCGGGATCAGACCGGTCACACCGCCGGTGATGACGAAGACCTGGAGCGCGACGATGGACGCCAGGCCGACCGCGAGGAGTCGGCCGAAGTCGTCGCGCAGGCCCAGCCCGGCCCGGAAACCGCGGGACACCAGCAGGGCGTACAGCAGCACGATCCCGGTCAGCCCGGCCAGTCCCAGCTCCTCGCCCGCCGTCGCCAGGATGAAGTCGGACTTGGTGGCGAAGCCGATCAGGGTGGAGTGCCCGAGGCCGAGCCCGGTGCCGAGGAGGCCGCCCGCGCCGAAGGAGAACAGCGACTGGGCGAGCTGGTCGGGTCCCCGCCCCGCCCGTACCGAGGCGAAGGGGTCCAGCCAGTCGTCGACCCGGCCGTGCACATGGGGTTCGACCGTGCCCACCGCGTACGCGCCCGCCGCGGCCAGCGCCAGACCGGCCAGGATCCACCCGGTGCGGCCGGTGGCCACGTACAGCATCAGCACGAACAGCCCGAAGAACAGCAGGGACGAGCCGAGGTCCCGCTCCAGGACGAGGACGCCCACACTGATCAGCCAGACGGTGACCACAGGGCTCAGCACCCGCGCGGGCGGCAGCCGGAACCGCCGCAGTCCGCGGCCCCGGAACGCCAGGGTGCGGCGGTTGGCGGCCAGATAGGCGGCGAAGAAGACCGCCAGCAGGATCTTCGCGAACTCCCCCGGCTGGAAGGAGAGGTCGCCCACCCGGACCCAGATCCGGGCGCCGTTCACCGGCGGGAAGAGGACGGGCGCGACCATCAGCACCAGGGCGGCGACCACCGAGACGTACGCATAGCGGGCGAGCAGCCGGTGGTCCG
Encoded proteins:
- a CDS encoding FtsW/RodA/SpoVE family cell cycle protein yields the protein MTASAGPGTDTGTDTGTGTGPVPRAAAWRRRGVELLLLAGAVLIPVYGYAAVGLARGGAVPPDVLGYGAGLGTLALLAYLAVRLRAPGADPLVLPIAVLLNGLGLVLIYRLDLETADGAAAPAQLVWSTLGVGLFIVVVALLPDHRLLARYAYVSVVAALVLMVAPVLFPPVNGARIWVRVGDLSFQPGEFAKILLAVFFAAYLAANRRTLAFRGRGLRRFRLPPARVLSPVVTVWLISVGVLVLERDLGSSLLFFGLFVLMLYVATGRTGWILAGLALAAAGAYAVGTVEPHVHGRVDDWLDPFASVRAGRGPDQLAQSLFSFGAGGLLGTGLGLGHSTLIGFATKSDFILATAGEELGLAGLTGIVLLYALLVSRGFRAGLGLRDDFGRLLAVGLASIVALQVFVITGGVTGLIPLTGMAMPFLAQGGSSTVANWIIVALLIRLSDAAREPLPGGPDGDPAPEEQSPLLAGNLDGPRKAFR